ACTGCGTCCCTCCTATGTAGGAGAGGAGCAAAAGTTTCTGTTAACAATAGCAGTAGTAGGCCCATAGGTAACCTCCCAGTCCCTGCCACCTGCAAATCTATCAGCAACAGTTCCTGTCTGTGTCCCCATTTCAGTTGTCTGGGGAATGTTGGTTCCTGCCTTTCCTGCCCCCACTTTCTTCCCAGTATGTTTTCCCATAGCAcatttcccactctctctgcctaccCTAAAGGAAGAATCTGGGTCCATGTGACACTGCTTCTACTGGTCAGGCCCCTCTCCACACTCTTTTCCTCTGCCACCATTCTCAAGTGGCTCCTTCTTTGGCTCAAAAGAGGGTATATTTGACATGGAccacaggctgggggctggggagggggggatttCTGGATGCTGTGTGTTTTCATGGGCCATTGTATAGGTCCATGTGTGCTGTGTGTGACTGGAGTTGTGTCCAATGCCAACATATTTAAGTCAGAATGGATGGTGACCAAAAGAACAGAGCAGGGTCTGGAAGTCATCTTCCTGTGGGTGACCAGGGTACAAGGGGACACTCAAAGGCTTGGGGCAGctatttttaactattatagAACTAGGTCAATATTTTAACAAGTAGCTCAGATATATTGTGTATACTACCTAAATATCAGCCATGGTGGTATCagcctgtgtgtgagtgtgtgtgtgtgtgtgtgtgtgtgtgtgtgtgtgtaagacttGGGGTACTGGTACAGCCCAAGGAGAAGGCTCTGAGGGGTGTAGGACTCTCCCAAAGTCATATCCTCAGGCAGTGGTAGATGGTACACACATCCCTTAAGTTCTCGACCTTAGGGACAAGCAGGCTGGGGCAGATAAGTGCGCTGGGGACAGGGGCTGACCTCCACAAGAGGGCCAAAGATACTTGGGACCTCTGGCGGGGACACATGACAGCATTGAGGAGCATTAGAGTGATGGAGAAGACATTAGATTCAGAGTAGGGAGGTCAGGGCAAAATCCCCCCACATACATTcacccaccactgccaccacccacCTCACCAAAGTCGTCAAAGATACTGGCCCATTTGGTTGAGTTGGGCTGgatcttttattttatgtcataTCCTCCATCCTCTCCACTCTTCTTTAGCCTGAAGCTTCTTGGCTTAAGAGGCTGCTATGGGGTCAGCATTTGCCATCCTTCACAATCTGGATGTCCTGTTTGGTTTTCCTAGGATCAAAGGAGACAAAGATGAGGCCATCTCCTCAGGGACTGGAGCATACCCTTCAGGGACCCTGCCTGGCCCCGTCTATCAAGACACCCTGCTGAGAtatctctcccccaaccccccacccagtGCAGGTGCAGGGCAGGTCCTAGGGGTCCCTGGACACATCCCTTTATAGGTTTTCCTTCTTGTACACCCTCCCCCAGGAGATCTGAGCTTCCTGGGATTTTGTCTACTACTGTATACTGATGGCTGCTGAATCTGTCTCCAGCCCTGACTCTGCCTTGAACTCTAGCCATACCTCCACCAGGCTGCCCCAGAGGCTCAACTGTCCACAGACCTCATTGCCCCACAAACCGCCTTGATCCCCACTGCCTCCCATCTAAGGACATTGTTCTGCTGCTCTCTTGCCCCTCTGTCCAGAGCGCTATAGCTTCTGAAGACTATCTTCCATGATCCTGCTTAGCTCTGGCCCAGCTCAAGGGTTTTGgggtctttttaagtttatttattttgagagagagtggggagtgagtgcgagtggggagaagcagagagagagggtgaggggagaagcagagagagagggcgagagagaatccgaagcaggctctgcaccagcagagcagagcccaatgcagggcccaatcccacaaactatgagatcatgacctgagccaaaatcaagagttggatgtttaaccaactgagctacccaggcgcccctcaagggtTTTATTAATGAAGAAAGGAGACAAATAGGTGATCAGACATACCAAGGTCATATTCAGGCCCTTCTCACCTCTCAAGGCTCATTTCTTGCCTCTTCCCACTCTCCTTTAAGCTTTATACTCCAGTGTATccaatttcttatattttctcaaatacaaacttttctttcccttctagaTCTTTCCAAACCCAATTCACTACTTGGAGTTGCCTttccttgttccttctttttccaaGCTAATTTCAACTTATCTTTCAGAACTGAGCTGGGAAGTCATCCCTGCCCTTGTCCTTGCCCTGCACTCACAGTACCCTGGGTGCCCCCACCTGAGCCTTGAGGATTCTATACCACACAGTTGGCTAACCATTAGCGTGGCTTCCCCCTTGGGCTGACCATATGCCCCagaaggccagggatgctgtctAGCTTATGCCCTGgtatatccccagtgcctagcatgtagtaggtgctcaataaatgattgtTGGCTGGAGGAATAAATGAAGTCAGTCAGGGACAGAACAAGGGAAGGGACCCAGGGTTTCTGCAACgccctccccaaccccctgccAGCTGAGGTTTTGTGCTCAGAGCCGTGTGCCTTCTTTGAAACACACTTGTGCTTGTTCTATTGGGGGCAGTGTCAGAGGAGTCAGGCCAAGGTGTGTGAAGGAAAAGGCAAGTCAAGTCTTGCTTCTTTCAGACCTGCATGCACCAGACATGGGGCAAGCCGAGGGGAAGATGTGCGGTGGACTTACAGCCGAGTCAAGCAGAGCTGGCATTCACTGTCATATGTAACCCCATCAGTGCCACAGACCGGGATGGATGTCTGGGAACAGATTGGAGATTCCGCCATGTGCTCACAGATGGGCtgtggaagagaggaagggaaggagggcacTCAAGGATTCAGAGGCAGTGAGGAGGGACCCAGGGACTCTGCTTGGAGTCATGGGCTCCAGGGGAGAGCCAGATTCAAGATGGCCCCACTGTTGGTCCAGGGAGCATGAAACTAACCGCTCACAGCCCCTTGGCATGTTTGCTTATGTGTGCGTGCATGActaagtgtgtgtctgtgtctgctgAGCCCAAGTCTGTTGGCAACCATGCGTTTGTCTGTGTCTGTATGTGAGGAGTGAGTTTATGCCCTCAAGCTCCTGGGGATGGGTTCCCACTCTTCAGAGGGCCTAACTAGAACCTCTGCTGCTGGTCCCAGTGAGGACCCCAGGAGACAGAACAATCCAGCAGTCCCAGGGGGCTCCTCCTCACTGAGGGCCCCCCAACTCACTCTGGCCTACATGACCCATCAGACCTCTGGTGTGGGAAGGCTGGAAAAATGAGACAGGGCTTGGGATGGGAGCGTGGGACAGGACAGGGTGAGAGAGGCAGTGCCATGCAACAGTGATGAGATCTGGAGCCTGAGTTCTGCACTGATTAACTGTGTAAATTTGACTGAGCCGTTTCTACTCTTTAGGCCttagttttcctcatctgcaaaaactgtaaataaatataGTATTCTTCTCATATAGGGTTAATTGAAATAATGTGTGTAAAGTACTTGGTTCCTTGGCACAATAATAAGCCTGGGTTCTGGTGGGCTGACAGTGTGAACTTGCTGAGGCTGCTGGATGGGAAGGTGGCTTTGAGCCTCCTTGTTCACCTACATGAAGGGTGGGTTGGGGGATCTCAAGGAGGCCCGCACCACTGCCTTGGGATCCCTGGGGACATCAGACCCAGGGCCAAGGTAGAATCAGGGTTCAGAGACAATTTGGTGTCTGTCCCCTGCAGTGAAGAGATGGATGATGGAGTGTGATTGGGGAGGTTGGTCACACCAGGGGGCCAAGGGGCCAGGGGGCCTCTGGCCTGAACCCTACAGCCTGCCCCATCTGCACTACACAAAGCAGAGAGTGCACTCAGTCCTGCTGAGCCTGGGCAGGGGATCTCACTGCTGGCAGGGACGTTGGAGACCAGGTTGGGGCAGATCTCTTGAGGTCCTTGAAAGCAAGTTTGGGACCTTGGCAAAGGGGCTGGGCCAGCTCAGCCTGGAAGGGCTAACCTGGGGAGCATGCAGGCTCAGGAGGCCATGCTGGCCACCTCGGAGCCATCTTGAGTTGTCTGAGCAagagtataaagaagaaaaatggtggTTGCCTAGCATGGATACGGAAGCGAGGCCAGAACGACAGCCCTGGAGCCAAAACTACAAGCGGCTGCCTTACCATTCTTGAGAAAGTGAACTTTCCCTCCACGGACACTGGCACTTCTGAAAGGCAAAAATGCAAGAGTTAGGTGATAATGGCTCTAGGCAGGAGGTCTGGGGTCTGAGGACTGCTTCAGGAGACCTGTTCCAGCCACTACCCAGTCTGCAATTCGCAAGGAAAAGTACTGAGTCACCAGACAGTGGGGCTCCCAGAAAGCTGATGTGACCTTGGGTTGCTAGCACAGAGACAGGAAATCTAGAGTTAGGGAGGTGATGCTCCGACCTGTTCCTTATTTGTCAGATCCCACTAGGATTGTTAAATcccatataataataaaaatagttcagttactatgtaccaggcatcgAGAATACATGATCTTAATTAACTAGTCTTCACATCTCTATCACTATTATGCAacaaggaggagaggaaaggaggctgTGGTAGATGCTGTGGTCTGCTACCCAGATCCCACCTGCAGGACTAAGGTGCTCATTTCCTCAGCTGCCAGGAGTATTGGCCACTCCTGGCAAGTCCCTTGCTAGGAATTACCCTCAGAGAACAGAGCTGCCTCACCCGTGTTTGCATCCCCGACCCAGGAATAGCCCACATCCAATGACAGGTTGGTGTTTGTACAATGGCCGGAACCCCTCATCTCTATTCAAAACAATGTGGAGGAGCCACCCCAGCTTGAAAGCTCCCTGTAAGATTGTTGGGGGCCTCTGTTGCACAGCATCACAACTTTCCTCATCCCTCATGGGTGTACCCCCATGAGCACGCCCCAAGACACGGCATGCCTGTCTGAGTCTGCTTCCTGGGGAACTTGCCCAACCTAGGGAAGAGGCTCAGAAGGTAAAGCAACACAGATTgttgagggcagagctgggattgcaCACAGGTCTGTCACTTCCCAGCCTGTTCTTGTCTCATACACGGTTGTGCCACCCAACCATCCATGGTCTAGGTGCACTGCCTGCACACGAACAAACTGATATGACTGGAGAACATGACAGGTGCAAGGGGGAACGGAGCCATATCTAATGCCATAGGTGGAAGATAAGGTGTCTACATAAATTGGAGAAGGGCAGGATGCTTCCTGAAGTCTCTGAAGGACTGTCCTGGGGCCAAGGGAGAGACAAGCTCTTCTCAACCTCACAGTGCAGAACCCATTTGTGCAAGGAAACAGCAGGGAGGCAGGTTTgagtttcagaattttctctcagTGGAAACATACCTCAGTGAAGGATGCTGTTTCCAGAAGTGGAGAGTTCTCCATCACTGGAAGTGTGCCTAGCACTGTGGTTTTAGCTTTCCCTGAGGCTGCCATTTTAAGAGATTTCcaaggtagagagggagaaggaaagtgagACAGAGTGACCCCTGATGTGCTGTTTAAGCATGGCGTTGGGGCAGCAAAATGCAAACCCAGCCTTGTCACCACAGTGCTCAAACCCTCCGTGattataaaactagaaatgagaAGTtatccaaatgtccttcaatagcAGAATGGATAAACTATGATACACAATACAGTGGGatacaactcagcaataaaacaggaaaacaactgATATATGCAACAACATAGCTCAATCTCAAAACACGCTGAGCGGAAGAAGCTAGACACAAGACTATATACTATATGGAAGAGGCACCTTGAGCCAAGGCGAAGGGCAGCCCGggaataaatacaactttaaaaaaaaaaaatttttttttttttgcatttatttatttttgagagacagagacagtgtgagcgggggggggggggggcgggcagagagagagggagacacagattcataAGCAGGccgcaggctccgagctgtcagcacagagctggacgtggggcttgaacccatgaaccgtgagatcatgacctaagccgatgtcggacacttaactgactgagccacccaggcgccccaataaatacaACTTTCTATGTGACTTTCTAGAACAGGCCAAACTAATTtattgtggaggaaaaaaaacagcagTTGCCTCTGAGGgtagggtgggggaagggattgACCAGCATGAGGGAAATTTCTGGGGTgctggaaatattttgttttggtttgttttaatttttattttaagtgggttccacacccaacctggggcttgaactcatgaccctgagatcaacagtcacctGCTCTATCAATtgaaccagccagatgccccagaaatgTTTTGTGTCTTGATAGGGGTTTGGGTTACACAGGTACATGCATTGTCAGAACTCGTTGAGTGataacatttgtttgtttcatggTCCATAACTGTTAGGGGatgaaaaagcattaaaaatatataaaggccTTCCACGGCTCCCTGCCAGGATCACTAAGCTCCTTCATCTTATGTTGAGGGCCCTGCGTGAGCCCTCACAAACTCCCTCCTGGACTCACTTCCTAGTACACCTCTCCATGTTCCTATGCCCCAGCTATTCCTTGCTGCCCATTCTTCCAggacaggctctgctctggcttATGCTGTGTCCCTCTACCTGAGATGTCCTTATCACCCTTCTACTGATTCTACCTTCGTTTCAAGGCTCAGACGCTACTtccctgggaagccttccctcATGTCTCCCAGAGTTCCCTGGGCAGACCTGGATTAAGGCTTCTGTTTttgtccatttgggctgctataacaaaaataccacaaagTGGGTGTCTtctaaacaacaaacatttatttctcacagttctggaggctgggaa
This DNA window, taken from Acinonyx jubatus isolate Ajub_Pintada_27869175 chromosome D4, VMU_Ajub_asm_v1.0, whole genome shotgun sequence, encodes the following:
- the SPINK4 gene encoding serine protease inhibitor Kazal-type 4 isoform X1 — encoded protein: MAVRLWVVALAMAALLIVDREVPVSVEGKFTFSRMPICEHMAESPICSQTSIPVCGTDGVTYDSECQLCLTRLKTKQDIQIVKDGKC
- the SPINK4 gene encoding serine protease inhibitor Kazal-type 4 isoform X2, translated to MAVRLWVVALAMAALLIVDRASGKAKTTVLGTLPVMENSPLLETASFTEKCQCPWRESSLSQEWKTKQDIQIVKDGKC